From Coffea arabica cultivar ET-39 chromosome 9c, Coffea Arabica ET-39 HiFi, whole genome shotgun sequence, one genomic window encodes:
- the LOC113707887 gene encoding uncharacterized protein isoform X1, with amino-acid sequence MPVKAFASKRLGFNLTSIPRKSSPHFLIHCPFSALPNPLSETEGSHEKDDLSIDSPNACKVFNPPQKVTGEFRVDQPPISHKLFKYAQKSGSYKRGDSTFYSLIENYAKNGDFKSLEMVFGRMKSERRAFVEKNFIVVFRAYGNAHLPEKALELFARMVDEFHCKRTVKSFNSVLNVIIQEGLYYRALDFHSYVINKKGIRPNVLTFNLVIKAMCKAGLVDRGVETFREMPSWKCEPDVFTYCTLMDGLCKEDRIDESVALLDEMQIEGCFPNPATFNVLINGLCKKGDLARAAKLVENMFLKGCIPNEVTYNTLIHGLCLQGKLDKAISLLGRMVANKYVPNDVTYGTIINGLVKKGRAVDGADVLMAMEERGQQGNDYIYSTLICGLFKEGKSVEALNMWKQMMEKGWKPNTVVYSVLIDGLCKEGKPFEAKEVLSQMVNIGCEPNAYTYSSLMKGFFKNGKSDMAILVWKEMRERNCPYNGVCYSVLIHGLCEDGKLKEAMMVWGQMLGKGYNPDVVAYTSIIYGLCNNGSVEQGLKLFNEMLCKHSDSQPDIITYNILLTALCKQDRITRAIDLLNNMLDRGCDPDTVTCNIILTIVKEKINPSQDVTEFLDELVLRLYKRQRISGASKVIEVMLQKYLHPKARNWELIIQELCKPKKIHAAINKCWNHLFG; translated from the coding sequence ATCCCTCGTAAGTCTTCTCCCCATTTCTTGATTCATTGCCCCTTTTCAGCTCTCCCAAACCCACTTTCTGAAACTGAAGGATCCCACGAAAAAGATGATCTTTCCATTGATTCCCCCAATGCTTGCAAAGTTTTTAATCCACCCCAGAAAGTTACAGGTGAATTTAGAGTTGATCAGCCCCCAATTTCTCATAAGCTGTTTAAATATGCTCAGAAATCGGGTTCTTATAAAAGGGGTGATTCCACATTCTATTCGCTTATTGAGAACTATGCTAAAAATGGGGACTTTAAGTCTTTGGAAATGgtttttggtagaatgaaaagTGAAAGGAGAGCTTTTGTAGAGAAGAATTTTATAGTAGTTTTTAGGGCTTATGGAAACGCCCATTTGCCGGAAAAGGCGCTAGAGTTGTTTGCTAGAATGGTGGATGAGTTTCACTGTAAAAGAACTGTAAAGTCTTTTAATTCTGTTCTCAATGTAATAATTCAAGAGGGTTTATATTATCGTGCATTGGATTTTCATTCTTATGTTATTAATAAGAAGGGTATTAGGCCGAATGTTTTGACTTTTAATTTAGTTATTAAAGCAATGTGTAAGGCAGGGTTGGTCGATAGAGGAGTGGAGACATTTAGGGAAATGCCATCTTGGAAATGTGAACCGGATGTTTTTACTTATTGTACTTTGATGGATGGGTTGTGCAAGGAAGATAGGATTGATGAGTCGGTGGCATTGTTGGATGAGATGCAAATAGAGGGTTGTTTTCCGAATCCAGCAACATTTAATGTGTTGATCAATGGGCTTTGTAAAAAAGGCGACTTGGCTCGAGCAGCAAAGCTTGTGGAAAATATGTTTCTTAAAGGTTGTATTCCAAATGAAGTTACTTATAATACTCTTATACATGGTTTATGCCTTCAAGGGAAATTGGATAAGGCAATTAGTTTGTTGGGTAGGATGGTAGCAAATAAATATGTTCCCAATGATGTTACATATGGGACTATTATCAATGGCCTTGTTAAGAAAGGAAGAGCTGTTGATGGTGCAGACGTCTTGATGGCCATGGAGGAAAGGGGGCAGCAGGGAAATGATTACATTTACTCAACACTTATTTGTGGGTTGTTCAAGGAGGGGAAATCTGTAGAGGCACTGAATATGTGGAAGCAAATGATGGAAAAAGGATGGAAACCGAATACAGTTGTTTATAGTGTTCTTATAGATGGTTTATGTAAGGAAGGAAAACCTTTTGAAGCTAAGGAAGTTCTTTCTCAGATGGTTAATATAGGTTGTGAACCAAATGCATATACCTATAGCTCCTtgatgaagggatttttcaaaaatggcaaAAGTGATATGGCAATTCTAGTATGGAAAGAAATGAGAGAGAGAAATTGCCCCTATAATGGAGTTTGCTACAGCGTACTTATTCATGGACTCTGTGAGGATGGGAAGCTGAAGGAGGCAATGATGGTGTGGGGGCAGATGTTGGGTAAAGGATACAACCCTGATGTGGTCGCTTATACCTCAATTATATATGGCCTGTGCAACAATGGTTCAGTAGAGCAGGGCTTGAAACTTTTTAACGAGATGCTTTGTAAGCATTCTGATTCTCAACCTGACATAATCACTTATAACATACTTCTTACTGCTTTGTGCAAGCAAGATAGGATTACCCGTGCCATTGATCTCCTGAATAATATGTTAGATAGAGGATGTGATCCTGACACTGTGACATGTAACATTATTTTGACAAttgtaaaggagaaaataaATCCATCTCAGGATGTGACAGAATTTTTGGATGAGCTAGTTTTACGGCTGTACAAGCGACAAAGAATTTCTGGAGCATCCAAAGTCATTGAAGTGATGCTTCAAAAGTATCTTCATCCCAAAGCACGCAATTGGGAACTTATTATTCAAGAGTTGTGCAAGCCAAAGAAGATTCATGCAGCCATCAACAAGTGTTGGAATCACTTGTTTGGCTGA
- the LOC113707887 gene encoding uncharacterized protein isoform X2 → MPVKAFASKRLGFNLTSIPRKSSPHFLIHCPFSALPNPLSETEGSHEKDDLSIDSPNACKVFNPPQKVTGEFRVDQPPISHKLFKYAQKSGSYKRGDSTFYSLIENYAKNGDFKSLEMVFGRMKSERRAFVEKNFIVVFRAYGNAHLPEKALELFARMVDEFHCKRTVKSFNSVLNVIIQEGLYYRALDFHSYVINKKGIRPNVLTFNLVIKAMCKAGLVDRGVETFREMPSWKCEPDVFTYCTLMDGLCKEDRIDESVALLDEMQIEGCFPNPATFNVLINGLCKKGDLARAAKLVENMFLKGCIPNEVTYNTLIHGLCLQGKLDKAISLLGRMVANKYVPNDVTYGTIINGLVKKGRAVDGADVLMAMEERGQQGNDYIYSTLICGLFKEGKSVEALNMWKQMMEKGWKPNTVVYSVLIDGLCKEGKPFEAKEVLSQMVNIGCEPNAYTYSSLMKGFFKNGKSDMAILVWKEMRERNCPYNGVCYSVLIHGLCEDGKLKEAMMVWGQMLGKGYNPDVVAYTSIIYGLCNNGSVEQGLKLFNEML, encoded by the exons ATCCCTCGTAAGTCTTCTCCCCATTTCTTGATTCATTGCCCCTTTTCAGCTCTCCCAAACCCACTTTCTGAAACTGAAGGATCCCACGAAAAAGATGATCTTTCCATTGATTCCCCCAATGCTTGCAAAGTTTTTAATCCACCCCAGAAAGTTACAGGTGAATTTAGAGTTGATCAGCCCCCAATTTCTCATAAGCTGTTTAAATATGCTCAGAAATCGGGTTCTTATAAAAGGGGTGATTCCACATTCTATTCGCTTATTGAGAACTATGCTAAAAATGGGGACTTTAAGTCTTTGGAAATGgtttttggtagaatgaaaagTGAAAGGAGAGCTTTTGTAGAGAAGAATTTTATAGTAGTTTTTAGGGCTTATGGAAACGCCCATTTGCCGGAAAAGGCGCTAGAGTTGTTTGCTAGAATGGTGGATGAGTTTCACTGTAAAAGAACTGTAAAGTCTTTTAATTCTGTTCTCAATGTAATAATTCAAGAGGGTTTATATTATCGTGCATTGGATTTTCATTCTTATGTTATTAATAAGAAGGGTATTAGGCCGAATGTTTTGACTTTTAATTTAGTTATTAAAGCAATGTGTAAGGCAGGGTTGGTCGATAGAGGAGTGGAGACATTTAGGGAAATGCCATCTTGGAAATGTGAACCGGATGTTTTTACTTATTGTACTTTGATGGATGGGTTGTGCAAGGAAGATAGGATTGATGAGTCGGTGGCATTGTTGGATGAGATGCAAATAGAGGGTTGTTTTCCGAATCCAGCAACATTTAATGTGTTGATCAATGGGCTTTGTAAAAAAGGCGACTTGGCTCGAGCAGCAAAGCTTGTGGAAAATATGTTTCTTAAAGGTTGTATTCCAAATGAAGTTACTTATAATACTCTTATACATGGTTTATGCCTTCAAGGGAAATTGGATAAGGCAATTAGTTTGTTGGGTAGGATGGTAGCAAATAAATATGTTCCCAATGATGTTACATATGGGACTATTATCAATGGCCTTGTTAAGAAAGGAAGAGCTGTTGATGGTGCAGACGTCTTGATGGCCATGGAGGAAAGGGGGCAGCAGGGAAATGATTACATTTACTCAACACTTATTTGTGGGTTGTTCAAGGAGGGGAAATCTGTAGAGGCACTGAATATGTGGAAGCAAATGATGGAAAAAGGATGGAAACCGAATACAGTTGTTTATAGTGTTCTTATAGATGGTTTATGTAAGGAAGGAAAACCTTTTGAAGCTAAGGAAGTTCTTTCTCAGATGGTTAATATAGGTTGTGAACCAAATGCATATACCTATAGCTCCTtgatgaagggatttttcaaaaatggcaaAAGTGATATGGCAATTCTAGTATGGAAAGAAATGAGAGAGAGAAATTGCCCCTATAATGGAGTTTGCTACAGCGTACTTATTCATGGACTCTGTGAGGATGGGAAGCTGAAGGAGGCAATGATGGTGTGGGGGCAGATGTTGGGTAAAGGATACAACCCTGATGTGGTCGCTTATACCTCAATTATATATGGCCTGTGCAACAATGGTTCAGTAGAGCAGGGCTTGAAACTTTTTAACGAGATGCTTT GA
- the LOC113707887 gene encoding uncharacterized protein isoform X3, producing the protein MPVKAFASKRLGFNLTSIPRKSSPHFLIHCPFSALPNPLSETEGSHEKDDLSIDSPNACKVFNPPQKVTGEFRVDQPPISHKLFKYAQKSGSYKRGDSTFYSLIENYAKNGDFKSLEMVFGRMKSERRAFVEKNFIVVFRAYGNAHLPEKALELFARMVDEFHCKRTVKSFNSVLNVIIQEGLYYRALDFHSYVINKKGIRPNVLTFNLVIKAMCKAGLVDRGVETFREMPSWKCEPDVFTYCTLMDGLCKEDRIDESVALLDEMQIEGCFPNPATFNVLINGLCKKGDLARAAKLVENMFLKGCIPNEVTYNTLIHGLCLQGKLDKAISLLGRMVANKYVPNDVTYGTIINGLVKKGRAVDGADVLMAMEERGQQGNDYIYSTLICGLFKEGKSVEALNMWKQMMEKGWKPNTVVYSVLIDGLCKEGKPFEAKEVLSQMVNIGCEPNAYTYSSLMKGFFKNGKSDMAILVWKEMRERNCPYNGVCYSVLIHGLCEDGKLKEAMMVWGQMLGKGYNPDVVAYTSIIYGLCNNGSVEQGLKLFNEML; encoded by the exons ATCCCTCGTAAGTCTTCTCCCCATTTCTTGATTCATTGCCCCTTTTCAGCTCTCCCAAACCCACTTTCTGAAACTGAAGGATCCCACGAAAAAGATGATCTTTCCATTGATTCCCCCAATGCTTGCAAAGTTTTTAATCCACCCCAGAAAGTTACAGGTGAATTTAGAGTTGATCAGCCCCCAATTTCTCATAAGCTGTTTAAATATGCTCAGAAATCGGGTTCTTATAAAAGGGGTGATTCCACATTCTATTCGCTTATTGAGAACTATGCTAAAAATGGGGACTTTAAGTCTTTGGAAATGgtttttggtagaatgaaaagTGAAAGGAGAGCTTTTGTAGAGAAGAATTTTATAGTAGTTTTTAGGGCTTATGGAAACGCCCATTTGCCGGAAAAGGCGCTAGAGTTGTTTGCTAGAATGGTGGATGAGTTTCACTGTAAAAGAACTGTAAAGTCTTTTAATTCTGTTCTCAATGTAATAATTCAAGAGGGTTTATATTATCGTGCATTGGATTTTCATTCTTATGTTATTAATAAGAAGGGTATTAGGCCGAATGTTTTGACTTTTAATTTAGTTATTAAAGCAATGTGTAAGGCAGGGTTGGTCGATAGAGGAGTGGAGACATTTAGGGAAATGCCATCTTGGAAATGTGAACCGGATGTTTTTACTTATTGTACTTTGATGGATGGGTTGTGCAAGGAAGATAGGATTGATGAGTCGGTGGCATTGTTGGATGAGATGCAAATAGAGGGTTGTTTTCCGAATCCAGCAACATTTAATGTGTTGATCAATGGGCTTTGTAAAAAAGGCGACTTGGCTCGAGCAGCAAAGCTTGTGGAAAATATGTTTCTTAAAGGTTGTATTCCAAATGAAGTTACTTATAATACTCTTATACATGGTTTATGCCTTCAAGGGAAATTGGATAAGGCAATTAGTTTGTTGGGTAGGATGGTAGCAAATAAATATGTTCCCAATGATGTTACATATGGGACTATTATCAATGGCCTTGTTAAGAAAGGAAGAGCTGTTGATGGTGCAGACGTCTTGATGGCCATGGAGGAAAGGGGGCAGCAGGGAAATGATTACATTTACTCAACACTTATTTGTGGGTTGTTCAAGGAGGGGAAATCTGTAGAGGCACTGAATATGTGGAAGCAAATGATGGAAAAAGGATGGAAACCGAATACAGTTGTTTATAGTGTTCTTATAGATGGTTTATGTAAGGAAGGAAAACCTTTTGAAGCTAAGGAAGTTCTTTCTCAGATGGTTAATATAGGTTGTGAACCAAATGCATATACCTATAGCTCCTtgatgaagggatttttcaaaaatggcaaAAGTGATATGGCAATTCTAGTATGGAAAGAAATGAGAGAGAGAAATTGCCCCTATAATGGAGTTTGCTACAGCGTACTTATTCATGGACTCTGTGAGGATGGGAAGCTGAAGGAGGCAATGATGGTGTGGGGGCAGATGTTGGGTAAAGGATACAACCCTGATGTGGTCGCTTATACCTCAATTATATATGGCCTGTGCAACAATGGTTCAGTAGAGCAGGGCTTGAAACTTTTTAACGAGATGCTTT AA
- the LOC113708911 gene encoding cationic amino acid transporter 5 produces the protein MGSVGKESINEAQPRSYWRWSKKDFFPEESFQSWSNYRSALSQTGIRFKDRVVGRSDDANEVGEVRKESENDMKKCLSWWDLIWFGFGSVIGAGIFVLTGQEAHKHAGPAIVLSYVASGISAMLSVFCYTEFAVEIPVAGGSFAYLRVELGDFAAFIAAGNILLECMVGNAAVARAWTSYFTTLLNRHPNSLRIHTNLADGYNLLDPIAVVVLVVASTIAMTSTKKTSYFNWIASAINNIVIIFVIIAGFAHADTTNLSPFLPHGAEGVFQAAAIVYFAYGGFDNIATMAEETRNPSRDIPLGLLGSMSLITVIYCLMALSLSMMQKYTDIDPNAAYSVAFQSVGMNWAKYLVALGALKGMTTVLLVGALGQGRYITHIARAHMIPPWFSLVHPVTGTPIYATLLITISGSCIAFFSGLGVLSSLLSVSTLFIFMMMSVALLVRRYYARGITPQRDALKLMIFLLLIIASSMGTSAYWGLNPKGWLGYTITIPLWFFATLGISVFLPQQRAPKVWGVPLVPWLPSLSIATNLFLMGSLGAEAFMRFGICTVVMLIYYVFVGLHATYDLAHQKSSKTVDEEDTGNPNP, from the coding sequence atgggGTCAGTGGGAAAAGAAAGCATCAATGAGGCTCAACCAAGGAGTTATTGGAGATGGAGCAAAAAAGACTTCTTTCCTGAAGAATCCTTCCAGAGCTGGAGTAACTACAGGTCTGCCTTATCACAGACTGGTATTCGATTCAAGGACCGTGTTGTAGGTCGGTCTGATGATGCTAATGAAGTTGGGGAGGTCAGGAAAGAAAGTGAGAATGACATGAAAAAATGCCTGAGTTGGTGGGATCTCATCTGGTTTGGATTTGGCTCAGTTATTGGAGCTGGCATCTTTGTACTCACTGGCCAGGAAGCTCATAAGCATGCCGGGCCAGCTATTGTGTTATCCTATGTTGCTTCAGGCATTTCTGCAATGCTCTCGGTCTTTTGCTACACAGAATTTGCAGTGGAAATTCCAGTTGCTGGAGGGTCATTTGCTTACCTCAGAGTAGAACTAGGCGATTTTGCAGCCTTCATAGCAGCAGGAAATATACTTCTTGAGTGCATGGTTGGAAATGCAGCAGTAGCAAGAGCTTGGACTTCATACTTTACAACCCTCCTTAATCGCCATCCCAATTCATTGCGAATCCATACAAATCTTGCTGACGGATATAACCTGTTAGATCCAATTGCAGTTGTAGTTCTCGTAGTTGCCAGTACTATTGCCATGACCAGCACAAAGAAGACTTCATACTTCAATTGGATTGCATCTGCAATCAACAACATTGTAATTATATTTGTTATAATAGCAGGATTTGCTCATGCAGATACCACCAATCTGTCCCCCTTTTTgccccatggtgctgaaggggtCTTCCAAGCGGCAGCAATTGTATATTTTGCATATGGAGGATTTGACAACATAGCAACTATGGCTGAAGAGACGAGAAATCCATCAAGAGATATACCACTAGGATTGCTTGGATCAATGTCACTGATCACAGTGATATACTGTCTGATGGCACTTTCACTTAGTATGATGCAGAAGTATACAGATATTGACCCAAATGCTGCCTACTCAGTTGCATTTCAGAGTGTGGGTATGAACTGGGCAAAGTATCTGGTTGCTCTGGGAGCTCTCAAGGGAATGACCACTGTTTTATTGGTAGGTGCACTTGGACAAGGACGATACATTACTCACATCGCGCGAGCACATATGATTCCTCCATGGTTTTCACTTGTCCATCCGGTGACAGGAACTCCTATATATGCTACTCTTTTGATCACCATTTCTGGTTCCTGTATCGCTTTCTTTTCAGGCTTAGGTGTCCTGTCAAGTCTCTTATCGGTTAGCACCCTATTTATCTTCATGATGATGTCTGTTGCCCTTCTTGTGAGAAGGTACTATGCTAGAGGAATAACTCCTCAGAGGGATGCCTTGAAGCTGATGAtcttcttacttcttatcattgCTTCCTCCATGGGAACTTCTGCTTACTGGGGCTTAAATCCAAAAGGGTGGCTGGGTTACACTATAACAATTCCTCTTTGGTTTTTTGCGACTCTGGGGATTTCAGTTTTCTTGCCACAGCAGAGAGCACCAAAGGTCTGGGGTGTTCCACTTGTTCCGTGGCTGCCATCCTTATCCATTGCTACAAATTTGTTTCTCATGGGATCTTTAGGTGCTGAGGCTTTCATGAGGTTTGGAATATGTACAGTGGTAATGCTGATTTATTATGTCTTTGTTGGTTTACATGCTACTTATGACTTGGCTCATCAAAAATCCTCGAAGACTGTTGATGAAGAAGATACAGGAAATCCCAACCCCTAG
- the LOC113708665 gene encoding phosphoribosylglycinamide formyltransferase, chloroplastic: MDAHSSVFGNYSTINSPKTQCYALKPVAFSSSKQVLLRTHLSFPSNIAITEKRLRIRASVEEVHSEIVGPNVLEDSVKVKVRRKNLAVFVSGGGSNFKSLHEATVNGFIHGDISVLVTNKPDCGGAEFARDKGIPVILFPKVKDGSVLSSKDLVNAIRSYKVDFIVLAGYLKLIPTELIRAFPRSILNIHPSLLPAFGGKGYYGMKVHKAVIASGARYSGPTIHFVDEEYDRGRILAQRIVPVLPNDTAEELAARVLHEEHKLYKEVVAALCEERIIWREDGVPLIQCKENLSLYK, from the exons ATGGACGCTCACAGCTCAgtttttggaaattattctaCCATTAATAGTCCTAAAACCCAGTGTTATGCCTTAAAGCCTGTGGCTTTTTCAAGTTCAAAACAAGTTCTCTTGAGGACCCATTTATCTTTTCCTTCAAATATTGCAATTACGGAGAAAAGATTGAGGATAAGAGCTAGTGTTGAGGAGGTACACAGTGAAATAGTTGGTCCTAATGTGCTTGAGGATAGTGTAAAAGTAAAAGTTAGGAGGAAAAATCTAGCTGTTTTTGTTTCTGGTGGAGGTTCCAATTTCAAGTCACTTCATGAGGCAACTGTCAATGGCTTTATTCATGGAGACATTTCTGTCTTGGTCACCAATAAACCTG ACTGTGGAGGTGCAGAGTTCGCTAGAGATAAAGGCATCCCTGTCATTTTGTTCCCTAAGGTGAAAGATGGTTCTGTTTTGTCTTCCAAAGACCTTGTAAATGCTATTAG AAGCTACAAGGTCGATTTCATTGTCTTAGCTGGCTACTTGAAGCTTATACCTACTGAGTTGATTCGAGCATTTCCAAGGTCCATACTGAACATCCATCCTTCACTTCTTCCAGCTTTTGGAGGCAAAGGTTATTACGGTATGAAGGTGCATAAGGCAGTCATTGCATCTGGAGCAAG ATACTCGGGCCCCACAATACATTTTGTGGATGAGGAGTATGACAGGGGTCGCATACTTGCCCAAAGGATTGTACCCGTGCTACCTAATGACACAGCAGAAGAGCTAGCTGCGAGAGTCCTTCATGAG GAACATAAATTGTATAAAGAGGTTGTGGCAGCATTATGTGAAGAAAGGATAATCTGGCGGGAAGATGGTGTACCTTTGATCCAATGCAAAGAAAATCTTAGCCTTTATAAGTAG